One window of the Nocardia huaxiensis genome contains the following:
- a CDS encoding LLM class flavin-dependent oxidoreductase: MELGLTTFAEVHPVGGDGPVPTAGARLRQVVEEAVATEQAGLDVYGVGEHHRKDFAASSPAVVLAAIASRTERIQLTSAVTVLSSADPVRAYQDFATLDGLSGGRAELMAGRGSFIESFPLFGYDLSDYDELFEEKLALLLKIRENEPVTWSGKFRAPLNDVVVYPRTEDRPLPVWIAVGGSPESVVRAGLLGLPLAIAIIGGQPARFKPLVDLYHRALEQGGHEKQPVAVHAHGYVAETDSQAVNDFYKPYAAAMSGIGRERGWGPMTREQFDALRSQSGSLFVGTPDYVAGKIADIRDTLGLDRFMLHTSVGTIEHEKVLNNIRLLGEKVAPQVR, translated from the coding sequence GTGGAACTGGGTCTGACGACATTCGCCGAGGTACATCCGGTCGGAGGCGACGGGCCGGTGCCGACCGCCGGTGCGCGGCTGCGCCAGGTGGTCGAGGAAGCCGTGGCCACCGAACAGGCCGGGCTCGACGTCTACGGCGTGGGCGAACACCACCGCAAGGACTTCGCCGCCTCCTCCCCCGCCGTGGTGCTGGCGGCCATCGCCTCGCGCACCGAACGGATTCAGCTGACGAGCGCGGTGACCGTGCTCAGCTCCGCCGATCCGGTGCGCGCGTACCAGGATTTCGCCACACTCGACGGATTGTCCGGCGGGCGGGCCGAACTCATGGCCGGACGCGGCTCCTTCATCGAGTCGTTCCCGCTGTTCGGCTACGACCTGTCCGACTACGACGAGCTGTTCGAGGAGAAACTCGCACTCCTGCTGAAGATCCGGGAGAACGAGCCGGTCACCTGGTCCGGCAAGTTCCGCGCGCCACTGAACGACGTCGTGGTCTACCCGCGCACCGAGGACCGCCCGCTGCCGGTGTGGATCGCGGTCGGCGGCAGCCCCGAATCCGTCGTCCGCGCAGGGCTTCTGGGGCTCCCGCTGGCCATCGCCATCATCGGCGGCCAGCCCGCCCGCTTCAAGCCGCTGGTGGACCTCTACCACCGCGCCCTCGAACAGGGCGGCCACGAGAAGCAGCCGGTGGCGGTGCACGCGCACGGCTATGTGGCGGAAACGGATTCGCAAGCGGTCAACGACTTCTACAAGCCGTACGCGGCCGCCATGTCCGGCATCGGCCGCGAACGCGGGTGGGGCCCGATGACCCGCGAACAGTTCGACGCCCTTCGCTCGCAGAGCGGTTCGCTGTTCGTGGGCACTCCGGACTACGTGGCGGGCAAGATCGCCGACATCCGCGACACCCTCGGCCTGGACCGTTTCATGCTGCACACCAGCGTGGGCACCATCGAACACGAGAAGGTGCTGAACAACATTCGCCTGCTGGGTGAGAAGGTCGCGCCGCAGGTGCGGTGA
- a CDS encoding DUF397 domain-containing protein: MRKPVRGQWYKSSRSDVGKQCVEVYHAEGRTGVRDSKDLGRGPELWFPEGEWDAFIRSGIWRAL; the protein is encoded by the coding sequence ATGAGGAAACCGGTCCGCGGCCAGTGGTACAAGTCCAGCAGATCAGACGTCGGCAAGCAGTGCGTAGAGGTCTACCACGCCGAGGGCCGGACCGGCGTCCGCGACTCCAAGGATCTTGGCCGGGGGCCGGAGCTGTGGTTCCCGGAGGGGGAGTGGGACGCCTTCATTCGCAGCGGGATCTGGCGAGCCCTCTAG
- a CDS encoding DUF397 domain-containing protein, which produces MSATRPDRIWFKSSRSAAANECVEIYFGHRVGVRDSKDRGHGPELWFPQGEWDAFIRSGIWRR; this is translated from the coding sequence GTGAGTGCGACACGGCCGGACCGCATATGGTTCAAGTCCAGCAGGTCAGCAGCCGCGAACGAATGCGTGGAAATCTATTTCGGGCACCGGGTGGGCGTTCGTGACTCCAAGGATCGTGGCCACGGCCCTGAACTGTGGTTTCCGCAGGGGGAGTGGGATGCCTTCATCCGCAGTGGGATCTGGCGGCGCTAG
- a CDS encoding arsenate reductase ArsC, with translation MSSQKPSVLFVCVHNAGRSQMAQGFLAHLAGDAVEVRSAGTAPAGTLNPMAIEAMREIGIDITTQTPKLLTPDTVETSTVVITMGCGDTCPYFPGVTYRDWKLDDPAGQTLDTVRRIRDDIEHHVRALLDELTPTPTTTSGK, from the coding sequence ATGTCATCCCAGAAGCCGAGCGTCCTCTTCGTCTGCGTGCACAACGCCGGCCGCTCCCAAATGGCCCAGGGCTTCCTCGCCCATCTCGCCGGGGACGCGGTGGAAGTCCGCTCCGCCGGTACCGCCCCCGCCGGCACCCTCAACCCCATGGCCATCGAAGCCATGCGAGAAATCGGCATCGACATCACCACGCAAACTCCCAAGCTCCTCACCCCCGACACCGTCGAAACCTCCACCGTCGTCATCACCATGGGCTGCGGCGACACCTGCCCCTACTTCCCCGGCGTCACCTACCGCGACTGGAAGCTCGACGACCCCGCAGGCCAAACCCTCGACACCGTCCGCCGCATCCGCGACGACATCGAACACCACGTTCGCGCCCTGCTCGACGAACTCACGCCGACCCCGACAACCACCTCTGGGAAGTAG
- the map gene encoding type I methionyl aminopeptidase has product MSVRTRKPLVPGTQSPIREVPKNIERPEYVWKKTVNEGREPWVQTAETIEKMRIAGKIAAQALEEAGKAVAPGVTTDQLDAIAHEYMLDHGAYPSTLGYKGFPKSCCTSLNEVICHGIPDSTVIEDGDIVNIDVTAYINGVHGDTNKTYLAGDVDEEVRLLVERTEEATMRAIKAVKPGRALNVIGRVIEAYANRFGYGVVRDFTGHGVGPTFHSGLVILHYDQPAVESVIEPGMTFTIEPMINLGGIDYEIWDDGWTVVTKDRKWTAQFEHTLVVTDEGAEILTLP; this is encoded by the coding sequence ATGTCAGTGCGCACCCGCAAACCCCTCGTTCCCGGCACGCAGTCGCCCATTCGCGAGGTGCCGAAAAACATCGAGCGGCCCGAGTACGTGTGGAAGAAGACGGTCAACGAGGGCCGCGAGCCCTGGGTGCAGACCGCCGAGACCATCGAGAAGATGCGGATCGCGGGCAAGATCGCGGCGCAGGCCCTCGAAGAGGCCGGCAAGGCCGTGGCGCCCGGCGTCACCACCGATCAGCTCGACGCCATCGCGCACGAGTACATGCTCGACCACGGCGCCTACCCGTCGACCCTGGGCTACAAGGGATTTCCCAAATCCTGCTGCACCTCGCTGAACGAGGTCATCTGCCACGGCATCCCGGACTCGACCGTCATCGAGGACGGTGACATCGTCAATATCGATGTCACCGCCTACATCAACGGCGTACACGGCGACACCAACAAGACCTACCTCGCCGGAGACGTGGACGAAGAGGTGCGGCTGCTGGTCGAGCGCACCGAAGAGGCCACCATGCGCGCCATCAAGGCGGTCAAGCCGGGCCGCGCGCTCAATGTGATCGGCCGCGTGATCGAGGCCTACGCCAACCGCTTCGGCTACGGCGTGGTGCGCGACTTCACCGGCCACGGCGTGGGCCCCACCTTCCACAGCGGCCTGGTGATCCTGCACTACGACCAGCCCGCCGTCGAATCCGTCATCGAACCGGGCATGACCTTCACCATCGAACCCATGATCAACCTGGGCGGCATCGACTACGAGATCTGGGACGACGGCTGGACCGTGGTCACCAAGGACCGCAAGTGGACCGCGCAATTCGAGCACACTCTCGTCGTCACCGACGAGGGCGCGGAGATTCTCACGCTGCCGTGA
- a CDS encoding LysR family transcriptional regulator — protein MPTLRALECLIAVLDAGSITDAAAALHMSQPALSHQLAALEREIGAPVVERLPRGVRATAVGRAVEADARAALSAADRVIGGGRAAARGDSGQLRLACAESLTASLLAPVLRTWLRRHPGLEVRLTEAVSADDLVRHIESGCADLAFGPRPSRWSGAAERIGLEEVVAVLSNGHPLADRDHLTFADLRDHPLVHYHPDNGLSAWLDTEAARHGTTLTPVMRTRQAATAAQLAAAGLGIALVPTTALTSGLSATLKRLRPTLSRDLVCLIGTPADPLVRRFTADIIKRGVPQSPSAKTQLDARR, from the coding sequence ATGCCGACGCTGCGCGCCCTCGAATGCCTGATCGCTGTGCTGGATGCCGGGTCGATCACCGACGCGGCCGCGGCCCTGCACATGTCGCAGCCCGCGCTGTCCCATCAGCTCGCGGCACTCGAGCGGGAGATAGGCGCGCCCGTGGTGGAGCGGCTGCCGCGTGGCGTGCGCGCCACCGCGGTCGGGCGCGCCGTCGAAGCCGATGCCCGCGCGGCCCTGTCCGCCGCCGACCGCGTGATCGGCGGCGGACGCGCGGCCGCGCGCGGCGACAGCGGTCAGCTGCGCCTGGCCTGCGCGGAAAGCCTGACCGCGAGTCTGCTCGCTCCCGTGCTGCGGACGTGGCTGCGTCGGCATCCCGGCCTCGAGGTGCGGCTCACCGAGGCGGTGAGCGCCGACGACCTCGTGCGCCATATCGAATCCGGTTGCGCGGACCTGGCTTTCGGTCCACGCCCGTCCCGCTGGTCCGGCGCCGCCGAGCGCATCGGCCTCGAGGAAGTCGTCGCGGTCCTCTCGAACGGCCACCCCCTGGCCGACCGCGACCATCTCACCTTCGCCGATCTGCGGGACCACCCGCTGGTCCACTACCACCCCGACAACGGCCTGTCCGCGTGGCTCGACACCGAAGCCGCCCGCCACGGCACCACCCTCACACCTGTCATGCGAACCCGTCAGGCCGCCACCGCGGCCCAGCTCGCCGCCGCCGGGCTCGGCATCGCCCTGGTCCCCACCACGGCCCTCACCAGCGGACTCTCCGCCACCCTGAAACGCCTGCGCCCCACCCTGTCCCGCGACCTGGTCTGCCTCATCGGCACCCCGGCCGACCCCCTGGTCCGTCGCTTCACCGCGGACATCATCAAACGCGGAGTCCCCCAATCCCCCTCCGCCAAAACACAACTCGACGCCCGCCGCTAG
- a CDS encoding ArsR/SmtB family transcription factor, with protein MSKQELPLIATADCCATLSSPLDPDTAAGLASAFKALADPARLRLLSMIAAAGGEEVCVCELTPAFDLSQPTISHHLKVLREAGLLTSERRGTWVYYRVIPQALQRLSDVLVPAAATTAPA; from the coding sequence GTGTCGAAACAGGAACTACCGCTGATCGCGACCGCAGACTGCTGCGCGACGCTGTCCTCCCCGCTGGACCCGGATACCGCGGCCGGGTTGGCGTCGGCGTTCAAAGCACTCGCCGATCCGGCCCGGCTGCGCCTGCTGTCGATGATCGCCGCCGCGGGCGGCGAGGAAGTATGCGTCTGCGAGCTGACCCCGGCCTTCGACCTGTCGCAGCCGACCATCTCCCACCACCTGAAGGTGCTCCGCGAGGCCGGGCTGCTCACCTCGGAACGCCGCGGCACCTGGGTGTACTACCGTGTAATACCGCAAGCGCTGCAACGTCTTTCCGACGTTCTGGTCCCTGCCGCCGCGACCACCGCCCCCGCATGA
- a CDS encoding SDR family oxidoreductase, with the protein MTTLRDKTMVIIGAGSGIARRIAEDATQQGAHVISVGRPEVDLTDEGTIRALADRVGELDYLVSLAADHANGPVTELEREAVHRAFDAKVIGPILLAKHFAPRFRAGGAFLLFSGVAAWRPAPGRTVMAATNAAAAALAEALAVELAPVRVNALSPGIIDSGVWDGPGKDSFFRTIAASNPARRVGTPSDISSAALLALTNPFLTGTTLHVDGGARLA; encoded by the coding sequence ATGACAACACTGCGAGACAAGACAATGGTGATCATCGGCGCCGGCTCCGGCATTGCCCGCCGGATCGCCGAGGATGCGACACAGCAAGGCGCACACGTGATTTCGGTGGGCCGACCGGAGGTGGATCTGACGGACGAGGGGACCATCCGCGCACTGGCCGACCGGGTCGGTGAGCTGGACTACCTGGTCTCGCTGGCCGCCGACCACGCCAATGGCCCGGTCACCGAACTGGAGCGTGAGGCCGTGCACCGCGCCTTCGACGCCAAGGTGATCGGCCCGATCCTGCTCGCCAAGCATTTCGCCCCGAGATTCCGTGCGGGCGGCGCATTCCTGCTGTTCTCCGGTGTCGCCGCCTGGCGACCGGCTCCGGGCCGGACGGTCATGGCAGCCACCAACGCCGCCGCCGCGGCACTGGCCGAAGCACTGGCGGTCGAACTCGCGCCGGTCCGCGTCAACGCGCTCTCACCCGGCATCATTGATTCGGGCGTATGGGACGGCCCGGGAAAGGACTCGTTCTTCCGGACCATCGCAGCGAGCAATCCGGCCCGCCGTGTCGGCACCCCGTCCGACATTTCCTCCGCAGCCCTGCTGGCCCTGACCAATCCTTTCCTCACCGGCACCACCCTGCACGTCGACGGAGGCGCACGGCTCGCATGA
- the arsM gene encoding arsenite methyltransferase, translating into MSEHNELRETVRARYAATAVAVTQGEPARDRCGTDCCTTGAVEVDENFGAGLYAADDRDQLPVQAVAASLGCGNPTAVADLHEGERVLDLGSGGGIDVLLSARRVGATGKAYGVDMTDEMLDLARANAAKAGVANVEFVKGTIESIPLPDNSIDVVISNCVINLSTDKPAVFTEMARVLVPGGRIGIADVVADDALSTEQRGERGDYVGCIAGALSFTEYRNHLEAAGFQNIEITATHTVADGMHSAIVKATTPAACCGSDCCA; encoded by the coding sequence ATGTCCGAGCACAACGAACTGCGTGAGACCGTCCGCGCCCGCTACGCCGCCACCGCTGTCGCGGTCACCCAGGGTGAACCGGCCCGGGACCGTTGCGGCACCGACTGCTGCACCACCGGCGCGGTCGAGGTCGACGAGAATTTCGGGGCCGGCCTCTACGCCGCCGACGACCGTGATCAACTGCCCGTGCAGGCCGTGGCCGCCTCGCTCGGCTGCGGCAACCCGACCGCCGTCGCCGATCTGCATGAAGGCGAACGGGTGCTGGACCTCGGCTCGGGCGGGGGCATCGACGTCCTGCTGTCCGCTCGACGGGTCGGGGCGACCGGGAAGGCGTACGGGGTGGATATGACCGACGAGATGCTCGACCTCGCCCGCGCCAATGCCGCCAAGGCCGGTGTCGCCAATGTCGAGTTCGTGAAGGGCACGATCGAGTCGATCCCGCTACCGGACAACTCGATCGATGTGGTGATCTCCAACTGCGTGATCAACCTGTCCACCGACAAGCCCGCCGTCTTCACCGAAATGGCGCGAGTGCTGGTGCCCGGCGGACGGATCGGCATCGCCGATGTGGTCGCCGACGACGCGCTCTCCACCGAGCAGCGCGGCGAACGCGGCGACTACGTCGGCTGCATAGCCGGAGCCCTCTCCTTCACCGAATACCGAAACCACCTGGAGGCAGCCGGATTCCAGAACATCGAGATCACCGCGACCCATACCGTCGCCGACGGCATGCACTCGGCGATCGTCAAGGCGACCACCCCCGCCGCCTGCTGCGGCAGCGACTGCTGCGCGTAG
- a CDS encoding alpha/beta fold hydrolase, which produces MTTFVLVPGVFHGGWWFEPLARELRAQGHEAYAVSLTGLGDRVHLASAGVNLDTHVADVVSVLESNDLSDVVLVGHSSGGMSITGAADAVPHRISGLVYLDAFVPRDGDSVWSMSPPFWRDQYLSDVAEDGFSMQPPKFLTETRVTAQPLASMLQAIRLTGTLDQIPRKHYLFMTGYPETPFTRFYDRLLRDPSWTVHTLPHGHNVMAEAFDEVLKLVLSAAS; this is translated from the coding sequence GTGACGACGTTCGTACTGGTGCCCGGAGTGTTTCACGGTGGGTGGTGGTTCGAGCCGCTGGCTCGAGAGCTTCGGGCGCAGGGGCATGAGGCGTACGCCGTGAGTTTGACCGGGCTCGGGGATCGGGTGCATCTCGCGAGCGCGGGCGTCAACCTCGACACCCATGTCGCGGATGTGGTGTCCGTACTCGAGAGCAATGACCTGTCCGATGTGGTGCTGGTGGGCCACAGCTCCGGCGGAATGTCGATCACCGGGGCCGCCGACGCTGTGCCGCACCGGATTTCGGGACTGGTCTACCTGGACGCGTTCGTACCGCGTGACGGTGATTCGGTGTGGAGCATGAGCCCGCCGTTCTGGCGGGACCAGTACCTCTCCGACGTGGCCGAGGACGGCTTCTCCATGCAGCCGCCCAAGTTCCTCACCGAAACCCGCGTCACCGCACAACCTCTGGCGTCCATGCTGCAAGCGATCCGGCTGACCGGAACCCTGGATCAGATCCCCCGCAAGCACTACCTGTTCATGACCGGCTACCCCGAAACCCCGTTCACCCGGTTCTACGACCGCCTGCTCCGGGACCCCTCCTGGACCGTGCACACCCTGCCGCACGGCCACAACGTCATGGCCGAAGCCTTCGACGAGGTGCTGAAACTCGTACTGTCCGCCGCGAGCTAG
- a CDS encoding MIP/aquaporin family protein produces the protein MSVPMPSLPRRMAAEFLGTGALVAIVVGSGIAAQQLSSTDTGLQLLENSTATVFGLAVLILMFGPISGAHFNPAVSLADWWAGRSTRTGLPGIEVAAYISAQSVGAISGAILANLMFDLPAAQVSTHDRVTTGHLIGEVVATAGLIAIIFALARTARTTLAPIAVAAWIGAAYWFTSSTSFANPAVTVGRVFTDTFAGIAPASAPAFIAAQLLGAIIGFILITVFYPSPAAADDIVVQHAPAED, from the coding sequence ATGAGCGTCCCGATGCCGTCGCTGCCGCGGCGAATGGCCGCCGAATTCCTGGGTACCGGTGCACTGGTCGCGATCGTCGTCGGCTCCGGCATTGCCGCCCAGCAGCTTTCCTCCACCGACACCGGCTTGCAGCTGCTGGAGAACTCCACCGCGACCGTCTTCGGCCTCGCCGTCCTCATCCTGATGTTCGGCCCGATCTCCGGCGCACACTTCAATCCCGCTGTCTCCCTGGCCGATTGGTGGGCGGGCCGCAGCACCCGCACCGGCCTGCCCGGAATCGAAGTGGCCGCCTACATCTCGGCCCAATCCGTGGGCGCGATCAGCGGCGCGATCCTGGCCAACCTCATGTTCGACCTGCCCGCCGCACAGGTCTCCACCCACGACCGCGTCACCACAGGCCACCTCATCGGCGAAGTCGTCGCCACCGCGGGCTTGATCGCGATCATCTTCGCCCTGGCCCGCACCGCCCGCACCACCCTCGCTCCGATCGCGGTGGCGGCCTGGATCGGCGCCGCCTACTGGTTCACCAGCTCCACCAGCTTCGCCAACCCGGCTGTCACCGTCGGCCGCGTCTTCACCGACACCTTCGCCGGAATCGCCCCCGCCTCCGCCCCCGCCTTCATCGCCGCCCAACTGCTGGGCGCGATCATCGGCTTCATTCTGATCACCGTCTTCTACCCCAGCCCTGCCGCAGCGGACGATATCGTCGTCCAGCACGCCCCCGCCGAGGACTGA